One window of the Capnocytophaga haemolytica genome contains the following:
- a CDS encoding sigma-70 family RNA polymerase sigma factor has protein sequence MRQLKITKQVTNRETASLDKYLQEIGRVELITADEEVELAQRIKAGDVAALEKLTKANLRFVVSVAKQYQNQGLTLPDLINEGNLGLIKAAQRFDETRGFKFISYAVWWIRQSILQALAEQSRIVRLPLNKIGSINKINKMYAYLEQANERVPSAEEIAKELDMSVNDVKESMKNAGRHISMDAPLVEGEDSNLYDVLRSNESPNPDRDLILESLRTEIERALETLTPREADVVRLYYGLGERHAMTLEEIGEAFELTRERVRQIKEKAIRRLKHTSRSKILKTYLG, from the coding sequence ATGAGACAACTAAAAATAACCAAACAGGTTACTAATAGAGAGACGGCTTCCCTTGATAAGTACCTTCAAGAGATTGGTAGAGTGGAGCTTATCACTGCTGATGAAGAGGTTGAATTAGCACAACGCATTAAGGCTGGCGACGTTGCTGCCTTAGAGAAGCTCACTAAAGCCAATTTACGCTTTGTGGTATCAGTAGCCAAGCAATACCAAAACCAAGGTCTTACACTTCCTGACCTTATCAATGAAGGCAACTTAGGACTTATAAAAGCAGCACAACGCTTTGACGAAACACGTGGTTTTAAATTCATTTCGTATGCCGTATGGTGGATACGCCAATCGATCTTGCAGGCACTGGCTGAGCAATCGCGTATTGTGCGCCTTCCGCTCAATAAGATAGGCTCTATCAACAAGATCAACAAGATGTACGCTTATTTGGAGCAAGCCAATGAGCGTGTGCCTTCTGCTGAGGAGATTGCCAAAGAGCTTGATATGTCGGTCAATGATGTGAAGGAGTCGATGAAGAATGCTGGGCGACACATCTCAATGGATGCGCCTTTGGTAGAGGGTGAGGACTCTAACTTATACGACGTGCTTCGCAGTAATGAATCGCCTAACCCTGACCGTGATTTGATATTGGAGTCGTTGCGTACGGAAATTGAGCGTGCTTTGGAGACGCTTACCCCTCGAGAGGCTGATGTAGTAAGGCTTTACTACGGCTTAGGCGAGCGCCACGCAATGACCTTAGAGGAAATAGGCGAGGCATTTGAGCTCACCCGCGAGCGTGTACGTCAGATTAAAGAGAAGGCGATCCGCAGGCTCAAACACACTTCGCGAAGCAAAATACTAAAAACTTATTTAGGATAA
- the recJ gene encoding single-stranded-DNA-specific exonuclease RecJ — protein sequence MNYDWIFKPLPPQEVVRNLSAELNISEVLAQLLAQRGITTFEEARHFFRPSIDDLHDPFLMKDMQKAVRRLNKALEEGEAILIYGDYDVDGTSSVALMYRYLSQFTSELFTYVPDRYTEGYGVSFEGIDYAVEHHCSLIITLDCGIKAIDKVLYAKEKGIDCIICDHHRPSEQVPEAVAILNPKQEDCPYPYKELCGCGIGFKFAQAHNAFLGKPFEEIKPLLELVAVATAADIVPVNGENRVLMYYGVEIINTHPSAGIRVLFPLDKSVHTSDVVFQAAPRINAAGRIEHGRLAVALLTENNYDEALAKVKKIEALNQERKALDHSIAEEALEQIRQRGEENHYTTVVYNEAWHKGVIGIVASRLMETYYRPTVVFTKSGDKYAASARSVRGFDIYEALEQCSTYIEQFGGHTYAAGLTLLPEQYEPFKAAFEQIVAQSLPTELRAPQLKIDATLPIEEITAKKYAILKQFEPFGPENMTPVFYAGNVVDTGYARAIGNKEEHLKLTVKDRDGKQYLPAVGFSLGHKLPLVKSGRPFQIVYSIEENHFNGQTSLQLHIRDIR from the coding sequence ATGAATTACGATTGGATATTCAAGCCGCTTCCTCCACAAGAGGTTGTAAGAAACCTAAGTGCTGAACTAAACATCAGCGAAGTATTAGCACAACTCTTAGCCCAGCGAGGTATCACTACTTTTGAAGAGGCACGACATTTTTTCCGCCCTTCAATAGATGACCTACACGACCCTTTCTTGATGAAAGATATGCAGAAGGCTGTAAGGCGGCTCAACAAAGCACTTGAAGAGGGAGAGGCAATACTCATCTACGGCGATTACGACGTGGACGGCACTTCGTCTGTAGCGCTGATGTATCGCTATTTATCACAGTTTACATCCGAATTATTTACTTATGTGCCCGACCGTTACACAGAGGGCTACGGTGTTTCCTTCGAAGGGATTGACTATGCTGTAGAGCACCATTGCAGCCTGATTATCACCTTAGATTGTGGTATCAAGGCTATTGATAAAGTGCTGTACGCTAAGGAGAAAGGTATTGACTGCATCATCTGCGATCACCACCGCCCCAGCGAGCAGGTGCCAGAGGCTGTGGCTATCCTCAACCCTAAGCAAGAGGACTGTCCCTATCCGTATAAAGAGCTCTGTGGCTGTGGTATAGGCTTTAAGTTTGCACAAGCACACAACGCATTCTTAGGGAAGCCTTTTGAAGAAATCAAACCACTATTGGAGTTGGTTGCTGTGGCAACTGCTGCGGATATCGTACCTGTAAACGGTGAAAATCGCGTGCTGATGTACTACGGAGTGGAAATCATTAACACACATCCTTCGGCAGGCATACGGGTGTTATTTCCTTTGGATAAATCAGTACACACCAGCGATGTTGTCTTTCAGGCAGCCCCTCGCATCAATGCTGCGGGACGCATAGAGCACGGTCGCCTTGCGGTGGCACTTCTCACCGAAAACAACTACGATGAAGCCCTTGCCAAAGTAAAGAAGATTGAGGCGCTAAACCAAGAGCGTAAAGCCTTAGACCACAGTATTGCTGAGGAAGCTCTTGAACAGATACGCCAGCGAGGTGAAGAAAACCACTACACTACCGTAGTGTATAACGAGGCGTGGCATAAGGGGGTCATAGGCATTGTAGCCTCGCGATTAATGGAAACTTACTACCGCCCTACCGTCGTATTTACCAAAAGCGGAGACAAATACGCTGCTTCAGCGCGCTCAGTGCGAGGCTTTGATATTTATGAAGCTTTAGAGCAATGCAGCACATATATAGAGCAATTTGGCGGACATACGTATGCTGCGGGGCTCACGCTGCTACCTGAGCAATACGAGCCTTTTAAAGCCGCCTTTGAGCAGATAGTAGCACAAAGCCTCCCTACTGAACTGCGCGCCCCTCAGCTGAAGATAGATGCCACCTTACCCATAGAAGAAATCACTGCTAAGAAATACGCCATTCTCAAGCAGTTTGAGCCTTTTGGCCCTGAGAATATGACCCCTGTGTTCTACGCAGGTAATGTGGTAGATACTGGTTATGCGCGTGCCATCGGCAATAAAGAAGAACACCTTAAGCTCACCGTAAAGGACAGAGATGGCAAGCAATACCTCCCTGCCGTAGGCTTCTCATTAGGGCATAAACTACCCCTTGTAAAGTCAGGAAGACCTTTTCAGATTGTCTATTCTATTGAAGAGAATCACTTTAACGGGCAAACCAGCCTACAACTACATATCCGCGACATACGCTAA
- a CDS encoding toxin: MKISFDTTKIFRKEFKSLFKKYKSLKKDITNLRAEIEANPNIGIPLGDGFRKIRMQITTKNQGKSGGARVITHEVLIQTEETALEIRSILFASIYDKSENDSIDIAILKKNLEKEITEKDKNVITIKD, encoded by the coding sequence ATGAAGATTAGTTTTGATACCACCAAGATTTTTAGAAAAGAATTTAAGAGTCTTTTCAAAAAGTATAAGAGTCTTAAAAAAGATATTACTAACCTACGAGCGGAGATAGAAGCAAATCCTAACATAGGCATACCCTTAGGAGATGGCTTTCGAAAGATTAGAATGCAAATTACTACTAAGAACCAAGGGAAAAGTGGCGGAGCAAGAGTAATTACACACGAAGTGCTTATACAAACTGAAGAAACAGCATTGGAGATAAGGTCAATTCTATTTGCCTCAATTTATGACAAATCAGAGAATGATAGTATTGACATAGCTATTCTCAAAAAAAACTTAGAAAAAGAGATTACAGAAAAAGATAAGAACGTTATAACGATTAAAGATTAA
- a CDS encoding DUF481 domain-containing protein produces MGFIRFAFVVYLISFSAYGQIVFTESFTSPIDTTRSWQGTIAPELNFKTEKQDYFSFKNNANVSFLFEQKKAFTIINQLEFATYGNTVNVSNGFVHGEYRYLVRPAVEVYPFVESVWAPSRGLRIRVASGLQSRYRILNANTFWIITGVGIFYEYEKWNYDGVPDGVVYVDEGYKQHHLIKGQLFSSFKLHLTEKWKLIISGYMHTRLDSNIKNPRFAYSVDLKHNVTEHFGVWLSYQAIHHTKPIVPVKKDYIVLTGGVFVSW; encoded by the coding sequence ATGGGTTTTATTCGTTTCGCATTCGTTGTGTATCTGATAAGCTTCTCAGCTTATGGACAGATTGTTTTCACGGAAAGTTTTACCTCTCCGATTGATACCACACGCTCTTGGCAAGGCACCATTGCCCCTGAACTGAACTTCAAGACTGAAAAACAGGATTATTTCAGTTTTAAAAACAATGCCAATGTGAGCTTTTTGTTCGAGCAAAAGAAGGCTTTTACCATCATAAATCAGTTGGAATTTGCCACTTATGGCAATACGGTAAACGTGAGCAATGGCTTCGTACACGGTGAATACCGCTACTTAGTGCGCCCTGCTGTAGAGGTGTATCCTTTTGTAGAATCGGTATGGGCACCGAGCCGAGGTTTGCGCATAAGGGTAGCCTCTGGGCTGCAATCGCGTTACCGCATCCTGAATGCCAATACTTTTTGGATTATCACAGGGGTAGGCATCTTCTACGAATATGAAAAGTGGAACTACGATGGGGTACCCGATGGGGTGGTATATGTAGATGAAGGTTATAAACAACATCACTTAATTAAGGGACAGCTATTTAGTAGTTTTAAACTACACCTCACTGAAAAATGGAAGCTCATCATAAGTGGCTATATGCATACCCGCTTGGATAGCAACATAAAGAACCCACGCTTTGCATATAGTGTTGATTTAAAGCACAATGTCACAGAGCATTTCGGTGTGTGGCTATCCTATCAAGCGATACATCACACCAAGCCCATTGTGCCTGTAAAGAAGGACTATATAGTACTCACTGGGGGCGTATTTGTATCTTGGTAA
- a CDS encoding CAL67264 family membrane protein: MNKNTILGWAALIMLVMGLLLIGLGIFRYEEIAGLGFAATGIGFLAIAWVFNALKGRV; encoded by the coding sequence ATGAATAAAAACACTATATTAGGTTGGGCAGCCTTAATAATGCTCGTGATGGGGCTACTACTCATCGGTTTGGGAATATTCCGCTATGAAGAGATAGCAGGCTTGGGCTTTGCAGCAACGGGCATTGGCTTTTTAGCTATCGCGTGGGTATTTAATGCCCTAAAAGGAAGGGTATAG
- a CDS encoding NADP-dependent glyceraldehyde-3-phosphate dehydrogenase, translating to MKNFTPIPEQYQVTPFRQDTYLVNGDLRKWKGEFADIYSTISSTDNYAPTLLGSVPALGESQALEALHSACEAYNKGKGLWPTMKVKDRIACMLKFVQQMKKQRDEVVKLMMWEIGKSLEDSTKEFDRTVEYIYDTIDAYKALDHESSTFVKRDGVYAHIRRGPLGVVLCLGPYNYPLNETFALIIPALIMGNTVIFKPAKHGVLLFTPLLEAFQSSFPRGVINILYGRGRVVAPPIMQSGRVEVLALIGNSKTANVLQDQHPKKNRLRLVFGLEAKNPAVILPDANLELAVDECVKGALSFNGQRCTALKIIYVHEKVKDKFLEMFTKRVDALKYGNPWDDKVMLTPLPEVEKPAYIAELIDDALAKGAKILNKRGGERTENFIFPAVLYPVTTNMRAYKEEQFGPLVPVKPFSHINEIIDEISDSNYGQQISLFGEDAYELSPLIDTLVNLVCRVNLNSLCQRGPDVFPFTGRKDSAVGTLSVHDALRSFSIRTFVASRDNDYNNKIVENLLHTGASNFMNTDYIL from the coding sequence ATGAAAAACTTTACACCTATACCTGAGCAGTATCAGGTAACTCCTTTTCGTCAGGACACTTACTTAGTGAATGGCGACCTCAGGAAATGGAAAGGCGAATTTGCCGATATCTATTCTACCATTTCCTCCACTGATAACTATGCTCCCACGCTTTTGGGGAGTGTGCCTGCATTGGGCGAGTCGCAAGCGTTGGAGGCACTGCATTCAGCTTGTGAGGCTTATAACAAAGGCAAGGGCTTATGGCCTACAATGAAAGTGAAAGACCGCATCGCTTGTATGTTGAAGTTTGTACAACAGATGAAGAAACAGCGCGATGAGGTAGTGAAGCTGATGATGTGGGAAATAGGCAAGAGCTTGGAGGATTCCACCAAAGAGTTTGACCGTACTGTTGAGTACATCTACGACACGATTGACGCTTACAAAGCCCTTGACCACGAGTCGTCTACTTTTGTAAAACGCGATGGAGTGTATGCACATATACGCCGCGGTCCATTAGGAGTGGTGCTCTGCCTTGGACCTTATAACTACCCTCTGAATGAGACTTTTGCACTGATCATCCCTGCACTTATTATGGGTAACACAGTGATCTTTAAGCCTGCCAAACACGGGGTACTCTTGTTTACACCGCTCTTGGAGGCCTTTCAGAGTTCATTTCCTCGTGGGGTGATTAACATCCTCTATGGGCGTGGACGTGTGGTAGCTCCGCCCATTATGCAAAGCGGACGTGTGGAGGTGCTGGCACTCATTGGCAATAGCAAGACGGCAAACGTGTTGCAAGATCAGCACCCTAAGAAAAACCGTCTGCGCTTGGTGTTCGGTTTGGAGGCAAAGAACCCAGCGGTGATTCTGCCTGATGCTAACTTAGAGTTGGCAGTAGATGAATGTGTAAAAGGAGCGTTGTCGTTCAACGGACAGCGTTGTACAGCCTTGAAGATTATCTACGTACACGAGAAGGTGAAAGATAAGTTCTTAGAGATGTTCACCAAGCGTGTAGATGCCCTTAAATATGGCAACCCTTGGGACGACAAGGTGATGCTCACCCCGCTGCCCGAAGTGGAAAAACCTGCGTACATCGCTGAGCTCATCGACGATGCGCTGGCTAAGGGTGCTAAGATATTGAATAAGCGAGGCGGTGAGCGCACTGAGAACTTCATTTTCCCAGCAGTGCTCTACCCTGTAACTACCAATATGCGTGCTTATAAAGAAGAGCAGTTTGGTCCGCTGGTGCCCGTAAAGCCTTTCTCGCATATCAACGAGATTATCGATGAGATTTCCGACTCAAACTACGGGCAACAAATAAGCCTCTTCGGAGAGGATGCTTACGAGCTTTCGCCACTGATTGACACCTTGGTGAACTTAGTGTGCCGCGTGAACCTCAACAGTTTGTGCCAACGCGGTCCTGACGTCTTTCCATTTACAGGTAGAAAGGACTCGGCGGTAGGTACGCTCAGCGTGCACGATGCACTAAGGTCGTTCTCAATACGCACCTTTGTAGCCTCACGCGACAATGACTACAACAACAAGATCGTTGAGAACCTACTCCATACAGGGGCTTCAAACTTTATGAATACGGACTATATCTTGTAG
- a CDS encoding glycosyltransferase — protein MNYSFIIPVYNRPEEVDELLQSLTQQTYEASFEVVVIEDGSTLPAETICENYAKKLNITYLSKQNSGPGSSRNYGMQHASGDYFLILDSDCILPPYYLEAVDDFLQKNYVDCFGGPDTADESFTTIQKAINYVMTSLLTTGGIRGKEKSVQKFEPRSFNMGLSRKAFEATGGFGNIHPGEDPDLVIRLWQQGFQTTFIPSAFVYHKRRISWQKFQKQVSKFGQTRAILNHWYPHTRRLTFWLPLLFSIGLILSVVASCFGYIAGILIYLCYFILIAFDSARANKSVVIGLLSLWALLVQFFSYGFGFAWATFKIATSKETPEALFPHLFF, from the coding sequence ATGAATTATAGCTTTATCATACCCGTCTACAACCGCCCAGAGGAAGTTGACGAACTCCTCCAAAGCCTCACACAGCAAACTTATGAAGCTTCTTTTGAGGTAGTTGTAATAGAAGATGGCTCTACGCTGCCCGCAGAAACAATATGCGAAAATTATGCCAAAAAACTCAATATAACCTACTTGTCTAAGCAGAACTCAGGACCTGGGAGTTCGCGCAATTACGGAATGCAGCACGCCTCAGGAGATTACTTTCTCATCTTGGACTCTGACTGTATCCTGCCACCGTATTATTTGGAGGCAGTTGATGATTTCCTGCAAAAGAACTATGTAGACTGCTTTGGAGGTCCTGACACAGCCGACGAGAGTTTCACCACCATACAGAAGGCAATCAACTATGTGATGACTTCGCTACTGACCACAGGAGGCATCCGAGGTAAAGAAAAAAGTGTACAAAAGTTCGAACCTCGCAGTTTCAATATGGGGCTCTCTCGTAAGGCTTTTGAAGCCACAGGCGGTTTTGGCAATATCCACCCTGGCGAGGATCCTGATCTGGTGATAAGGCTTTGGCAACAAGGCTTTCAGACGACTTTTATCCCCAGCGCCTTTGTCTACCACAAGCGCCGTATCTCGTGGCAGAAATTCCAGAAACAAGTCAGTAAATTTGGGCAAACACGTGCCATCCTCAATCATTGGTATCCGCATACCCGTAGGCTCACTTTCTGGTTGCCATTGCTCTTCTCAATAGGGCTCATCCTTTCAGTAGTAGCCTCCTGCTTTGGATATATAGCAGGGATACTCATCTATTTGTGCTACTTTATCCTCATTGCTTTTGACAGCGCTCGAGCTAATAAAAGTGTAGTGATAGGTCTACTCTCCCTCTGGGCGCTATTAGTACAGTTCTTCAGCTATGGTTTTGGTTTTGCGTGGGCTACCTTCAAGATAGCCACTTCCAAAGAAACCCCCGAAGCACTCTTTCCTCATCTGTTTTTTTAA
- the uvrB gene encoding excinuclease ABC subunit UvrB, translating to MKFNIVSDFAPTGDQPEAITELTRGILRGDRDQVLLGVTGSGKTFTIANVIQEVQRPTLVLAHNKTLAAQLYNEFKQFFPNNAVEYFVSYYDYYQPEAYIPSSGLYIEKDLSINEEIEKLRLSTVSALLSGRRDVLVVSSVSCLYGIGNPIEFQKNVISIAEGDVLPRTKLMHRLVQSLYARTTADFMHGNFRVKGDVLDVFPGYADNAFRIHFFGDEIERIESFDPTNNKVTDHFEKLNIYPANMFVTSPDVLQKAIWNIQQDLVKQVEYFNNTGRALEAKRLEERTNFDLEMIRELGYCSGIENYSRYLDGREAGTRPFCLIDYFPDDYLMVIDESHVTVSQVHAMYGGDRSRKENLVEYGFRLPAAMDNRPLKFEEFEAMQNQVIYVSATPADFELQKTGGVYVEQVIRPTGLLDPEIEVRPSQNQIDDLVEEIEQRTEKDERVLVTTLTKRMAEELTKYLTRIGVRCRYIHSDVDTLERVEIMQDLRKGLFDVLIGVNLLREGLDLPEVSLVAILDADKEGFLRSHRSLTQTVGRAARNINGKAIMYADKITDSMQQTIDETNYRREKQMNYNKAHNITPQPLHKRIENTLSKSPITEFYYDNSLPKAAEPSPVYLSKEELEKQIREARKAMEAAAKELDFVKAAQYRDELKKLEAARE from the coding sequence ATGAAATTCAATATCGTATCCGACTTTGCCCCTACGGGCGATCAACCTGAGGCTATTACGGAGCTTACGCGGGGCATCTTGCGTGGCGACCGCGACCAAGTGCTGCTCGGGGTTACGGGCTCTGGGAAGACCTTCACCATCGCCAACGTGATCCAAGAGGTGCAACGCCCTACCTTGGTGCTGGCGCATAACAAGACGCTCGCTGCGCAGCTGTACAATGAGTTCAAGCAGTTCTTCCCCAATAATGCGGTGGAGTACTTCGTTTCGTACTACGACTATTATCAGCCCGAGGCGTATATACCCTCCTCTGGGTTGTATATAGAGAAGGATCTCTCTATCAATGAGGAGATTGAAAAGTTGCGCCTCAGTACGGTGTCGGCACTGCTTTCGGGGCGGCGCGATGTGCTGGTAGTCTCCTCAGTGTCGTGTCTATACGGTATCGGTAACCCCATAGAGTTTCAGAAGAACGTCATCTCCATCGCTGAGGGCGATGTACTGCCACGTACCAAGCTGATGCATAGGCTTGTACAGAGTCTTTACGCACGCACTACTGCCGACTTTATGCACGGGAATTTCCGTGTAAAAGGCGATGTGCTGGACGTCTTCCCTGGGTATGCAGACAACGCTTTTCGCATTCATTTCTTCGGTGATGAGATAGAGCGTATTGAGAGCTTTGACCCTACTAACAACAAGGTTACTGACCACTTCGAGAAACTGAATATCTACCCTGCCAATATGTTTGTAACCTCGCCCGATGTACTGCAAAAGGCGATATGGAATATACAGCAAGACCTCGTAAAGCAGGTGGAATACTTTAACAATACAGGCAGAGCCCTTGAAGCCAAACGCCTTGAGGAGCGTACCAACTTCGATTTGGAGATGATACGCGAGCTGGGGTATTGCTCGGGTATTGAGAACTATTCGCGCTATTTAGACGGTAGGGAGGCAGGCACACGCCCTTTCTGCCTCATTGACTATTTCCCTGATGATTACTTGATGGTGATTGACGAGAGCCACGTAACCGTCTCGCAAGTACACGCGATGTATGGTGGCGACCGCAGTCGTAAGGAGAACTTGGTGGAATACGGGTTTCGGTTGCCAGCAGCGATGGATAATCGCCCGCTCAAGTTTGAGGAGTTTGAGGCGATGCAAAACCAAGTGATCTATGTGAGTGCTACCCCTGCTGACTTTGAACTCCAAAAGACGGGTGGGGTGTACGTAGAGCAGGTGATCCGCCCTACGGGTTTGTTAGACCCTGAGATAGAGGTGCGCCCCAGTCAGAATCAGATTGACGACCTCGTGGAAGAGATAGAGCAGCGTACGGAGAAGGACGAGCGGGTGCTGGTAACTACGCTCACCAAGCGTATGGCTGAGGAACTCACCAAATACCTGACGCGTATTGGGGTGCGCTGCCGTTATATACACAGCGATGTGGACACCTTGGAGCGTGTAGAGATAATGCAGGACTTGCGCAAGGGGCTTTTTGATGTGCTTATCGGGGTGAACCTCCTGCGCGAGGGATTGGACTTGCCAGAAGTGTCGTTAGTGGCGATTTTGGATGCTGACAAAGAGGGCTTTTTGCGTTCGCATAGGTCGCTGACGCAGACAGTGGGGCGTGCCGCTCGTAACATCAACGGGAAGGCGATAATGTACGCCGACAAGATCACTGACAGTATGCAACAGACCATTGACGAAACGAATTACAGACGGGAGAAGCAAATGAACTATAACAAGGCGCATAATATCACGCCGCAACCTTTGCACAAGCGTATTGAGAACACACTGAGCAAGAGCCCCATTACTGAGTTTTATTACGACAACAGTCTGCCAAAGGCTGCTGAGCCTTCGCCTGTGTATCTCTCAAAAGAGGAATTAGAAAAGCAAATTCGTGAGGCGCGCAAGGCGATGGAGGCAGCTGCTAAGGAATTGGACTTTGTAAAAGCCGCTCAATATCGCGATGAGCTCAAGAAGTTGGAAGCTGCAAGAGAATAG
- a CDS encoding ABC transporter ATP-binding protein, whose product MSDHKVNKSHTFKQLYHFVKPYQGVFFAVALFAILSSLFSTGQPYLIKIAMDKYIAPKDYEGLVRITYGLVALLVAEVLMQFLFSYYSNWLGQNVIRDVREKLFAHLLRFKMRYFDKSSVGVLVTRAVNDMERIGEIFSSGLFEMASDLLKMLVITVVMFVIDWKLALISYATMPFILYFTRWFQRAMNAAFVEVRKEVAHLNAFVQERISGIKLVQLFAQEKEELEKFKVINERHKRAWLKTIWYNSIFFPIGDLCVSITIALIVWFGGYQLVSTSVYDLGNIFLFIQLSQQLFRPLRHIADKFNTLQMGIIASDRVFAILADEADEELEGTRQLTEVKGDIRFVDVHFEYVKGEGILHGVTFDVTQGETIAIVGATGAGKTTITNLLNRFYDISSGAIYVDGVNIKELRLSSLRKHIATVLQDVFLFADSILNNITLKDPNITEEEVIEAAKSIGVHDFLMSLPEGYHFNVKERGTMLSAGQRQLIAFLRAYVHKPQILILDEATSSVDSHSEKLIQEATERMTQGRTSIIIAHRLTTVKKASKIIVLDKGKIVEMGTHTELLKVENGYYRNLYEVQFLDSKAS is encoded by the coding sequence ATGTCAGACCATAAAGTTAATAAATCACATACTTTTAAACAGTTATATCACTTTGTAAAGCCTTATCAAGGGGTGTTCTTTGCTGTGGCGCTCTTTGCTATTCTGTCGTCGTTGTTCTCAACGGGGCAGCCTTATCTGATTAAGATAGCGATGGACAAATACATCGCCCCTAAGGACTACGAGGGCTTGGTGCGCATCACCTACGGGCTTGTTGCACTATTGGTGGCAGAGGTGTTGATGCAGTTCCTGTTCTCTTATTACTCTAACTGGCTGGGACAGAACGTCATTAGGGACGTTCGCGAAAAGCTCTTTGCCCACTTGTTGCGCTTTAAAATGCGCTACTTCGATAAATCGTCAGTGGGTGTGTTAGTCACCCGTGCTGTAAATGATATGGAGCGCATCGGTGAGATATTCTCTTCGGGATTGTTTGAGATGGCTTCCGACCTGCTCAAGATGTTGGTTATTACCGTAGTAATGTTTGTGATTGACTGGAAATTAGCACTGATCAGTTACGCCACAATGCCTTTTATATTGTACTTTACACGCTGGTTCCAACGGGCTATGAATGCGGCTTTTGTGGAAGTGCGCAAGGAGGTGGCGCACCTCAATGCCTTTGTGCAGGAGCGTATTTCAGGCATTAAGTTGGTGCAGCTCTTCGCTCAGGAGAAAGAGGAACTCGAGAAGTTTAAAGTGATCAATGAGCGGCATAAGCGTGCGTGGCTGAAGACTATTTGGTACAACTCAATCTTCTTTCCCATAGGTGATTTGTGTGTATCGATTACCATTGCACTGATTGTGTGGTTCGGTGGTTATCAGCTCGTCAGCACAAGTGTTTACGACTTAGGGAATATATTCTTGTTTATCCAGCTCAGCCAGCAGCTCTTCCGACCGTTGCGCCATATTGCCGATAAGTTCAACACCTTGCAGATGGGGATTATTGCCTCTGACCGCGTGTTTGCTATCTTGGCTGATGAGGCCGATGAGGAGCTTGAAGGCACGCGCCAACTTACAGAGGTGAAGGGAGATATCCGCTTTGTGGATGTTCATTTTGAGTATGTGAAGGGTGAGGGGATTCTCCACGGGGTCACCTTTGATGTGACACAGGGCGAGACTATTGCTATCGTGGGGGCTACAGGGGCAGGCAAGACTACAATTACCAACCTGCTCAATAGGTTCTACGATATTAGTTCAGGAGCTATTTATGTGGACGGTGTGAATATTAAGGAACTCAGGCTCTCTTCACTGAGGAAGCATATCGCTACCGTACTGCAAGATGTGTTCTTGTTTGCCGATAGTATCTTGAATAACATCACGCTTAAAGACCCGAACATCACTGAGGAAGAGGTGATTGAGGCAGCTAAGAGCATTGGGGTACACGACTTTCTGATGAGTCTGCCAGAGGGCTATCACTTCAACGTGAAAGAGCGCGGCACGATGCTTTCAGCAGGGCAACGCCAGTTGATTGCCTTCCTAAGGGCTTATGTGCATAAGCCACAGATACTCATCTTAGACGAAGCTACTTCTTCGGTAGATTCGCACTCTGAGAAGTTGATTCAGGAGGCTACTGAGCGAATGACGCAAGGACGCACTTCGATCATCATTGCGCATCGCCTCACTACGGTAAAGAAGGCAAGCAAGATTATTGTGCTTGATAAAGGAAAGATTGTGGAGATGGGCACTCATACTGAGTTGTTAAAGGTAGAAAACGGCTATTACCGCAATCTGTATGAGGTGCAGTTCTTGGATAGTAAAGCCTCTTAG